aatgcacttttgtcaaaagtttgcgctaaatgttggcactatgcatcattgttggagcaccctcctgtagtagatgcaccatgcataAAAATGTACTGTGAAATGTTTCGTGTAAATTATTGTCACAATAATGTAtttgttctgtgctaataatgcacggctgtgaaatgtccgtacacattttgtggcactatgtaattgttagtgcatcctcctgcgaATGCTTCGTGCTACaattgcacttccattaaaatattgtacgctcatgtcaactggtactatattttcaattgtttctctgtcaatttcagatgtttgtttccaattacttcagtatctccctgttgcaattccaggtgattcattatgcatgtgccaatcagtttgaggtgtttaattctgattcctgtatttacagtgtaaaattaaaactattgttttcaaacattcctatgacacctggtaatggttctgtgtttttttgtaatttgtattttgtttttctgcaataaatatttgaaatggatctgagactgacttactacttttagcactctttttcaccacattcccacgtacagatattgcaatatcaactcttcctttctacctgtttcaaacaagctctattttttaattaaaaagttttttttcttgtggctgtttgatcaattatggcaagcattgactgaaataaacaatttatatccagcacaacatgcaattcattaacttttgaccctaacctttaacacttcccaaaataaatctttggtggacattgcatcgacgctgttcattttgaatgaacatttttcttgttagatCAGTGGTCTATGCCGGCGCATAGTTGTGTATTGACTGGATCAATCGCCAACTCGCTGCGCTCGCGGTAAGTGCTGACAACCGGAAGAAAGCTGCATTCCGAAAAAAGTCACTTCCGTTTCGCCATTTTTCGATGATGCCAGAGAAGTGAACCATGATTTCAAGATGCCCGGTGCAAATTGTTGTATGCCTGGATGCAGCGTGAGCTCACTAAGATCTTCAACGCTTATAACTTTCCATGGTATACCAAACAGAAAAGCGGATGCCGAATGGAGAGCTGCTCTTCCACAAAATCAACCGTGCTGACAAGCTTTTCAACCCGAAGAATGCGAGGATGTTCCCGACATTTCAAAGAAACATGCTTCAAATACGGTACGTAAAAAAACTAGTAATATAGCAAAAATAAGCTTTCATCTGAttgtctgtgctgtgttgttttgcttgtaaTGCTTCAAGTGACGAAGCTCTagtagtatcaatcaatcagtatgaGGCTTAGTACTTGTAGTAACTAGTACTTTTACAGCTCGCagacaaaaaataacacaatcGTATTCTGAATCATACATTGACAAAGGCGTAATTCTGAGCTATAATTATTAGGTAATGGGGAAAAAACCACTCTTTGTTCTTGTGAtaatgtgtttttgaatataTTCTAGTAAACTTCTGGGTTAGAACTtagatttcttttgttgttttactcggTCACTGAGTCAGTCTTGTTCATTCTTGACAGATTTGCAGTAGTGTGTTTTACTAATTCTTGTTTCTATTTCAATAGATCTAAATGTATAGGTCTGTTTAGTTAATTTAACTTATAATTTCGACTCAGcattttgaacattttctttgcatgtttttttgctgGGCCTACAGGCAAGCGAGCACTCATTCCAGGAAGTCTGCCAACCAACCATGTGCTACAGAAGTCAGTAGAAACACCAAAGACTCCAGCCAGGAAGCCCCCAGTGAGTAAAAATTGCTGTTATTTGCCCAGTATAGTATGCTattagtgatactgatagtgataatatgctacttgtaactcttttgtgagtaccggtacatgtatactgggtgttttctcagtttttgttcgctgtcagtgtgagatttATATTGTGGTATAACctgcaggggtcgacactaacttatttggcctggggccacactggccccagagatggaaattgctggggcggaaaaaaaaaatctggggcccactctcagtattcacgtgcggcaatgcattgtctgtttttcttcatcgtactgaagccagggaaattctttcaaccatttgacattgaaattacgacagcgcttcgcgcttttggctgcatcggtctccttttttcgtttctctccaccctgttcttcatcttcatttccatgtctttttacaccagggatgtgtcgccacattttgcgtttggcatttgaaggcgatacttatctctcacgctaaagagcgcaatctgggagttatttcccttacgacattgtccttcgacgatttgaatggttttttttcttgactgcggcattgatcgtaacgcaaatttcagtgatgactttgactggcgatttttagtgattggctctgctggcattagaattttcggtttgtcattgttggaatttttcctggggcggagtgggccccaagcttcggcaatgtttggggcggaacacaaaactctggggcgttccggcccccgctagtgtcgaaccctgacctgtttttctagtttcatggtttagccacgactcactttgaatgagggtcatctgccaggcatttagctgattatctgataagtgatattttttaatttgctatttataaattacagttatagtaaactaacactgtcgcacaaagtatgtgactttaaaaaaagatttgtttgaaatcatgtgagctctgtccactagatgatggagaagggaatttttccagttgagtctgcaacatggattttttctctctcggataacaaatacagtatggtaggaaaaatttagggttggtgtggcgataacttcttctgcgttcgtgggctgaaactcccatgtacactcgtgtttttacgtgtatgaccgtttttaccccgccatttaggcagccacacgccgctttcggaggaagcatgctgggtattttcgtgtttccataacccaccgaactctgacatggattacaggatcttttccgtgcgcacttggtcttgtggttgcgtgtacagtagtacctgccatatccggtcacccattagtcattgcaaaggtgaccgcaaatatcaggtggccgttcattacaggccccctcctcctccaaaaaaacccaaaaaacacgatcaagttttcatgaagaaaagaaagcgatcatccacgagccgccgattcattgtctctgttagttttgctttcgtttatacatcttaattatttgcgtgtttaactcgatcgtcctggctaagctattgtttcgtatgtttctatgtgtgttgtttggattattatatatgtatttgagtgtcagataaacaagtgtttcaaactcacatcagctgtgatcgatccggaagtgactgccgtaaatgtacatgtatgcgcatgtctgtatttacagtttgcgcatgcgtaagtattcatgtcgtctgctcgtgctgtgccgtctgtgcacacaacacacacacacacacacacacacacaccacaggcgctcgcccgcgaaagtgacaagtggccgttaagtggccgctcctgtcgagtaagaggggcaccttagggcaaaaatcagtgaccgttgaccgcgtcagacaggttaacggccattaagagtcaattatagaaggaaaactcattagtcatgggaaagctggccgctccgggtaggttcacgcccacgaaagggccggaaatggaagggactactgtacacacgaagggggataagtcactagcaggtctgcacacaagttgacctgggagatcggaaaaatctccactcttaacccaccaggcggccgcagccgggattcgaaccctcgaccttccgattacgaggccgacgtcttaccaccccgccacagcgcccgtcgtgtggcgataacaataaagatatgtcatagtgacttgactaattgatttgaattctgctgcagGTCAGTCGCCCCCCACCTCCTACTTCGACCTGGTTGCCTACTACAACTTCGAGGAAATACGACAGGACACCCTTCAGCTTgctgcaccatggtgtctcttggaGAACAGCAAGGAACAGATACAGGTGGGAATAACCGAAGCCAGCCAAGTGAAACTGTTGTCCTCTACGTTATGATTacgtactccagcagacatcaacttgtggtcgacgtgcgtgggttttgctcaaaatacgtaagtattcgtcagtgtttggcttctcgaattaagtttcaacttaatctctgtctcgaaccacaggcggaaggtatcgttcactggaccactacttacatagaaagactatACTGAACGAATCGTCGGTAAGCTTACCACACTGTCAtactgtcatactcatagtgatatcactgatacatttgtacaggtattaaaacatggctgtttgctgaaaaaatcgttgtgaaaaattgtaatgtctctgaagtttgattcagtccGTCATTCATTTTGATGGGAAGTCAACCCTTGGTGAGGCTAATACTAATATTGTTTTGATCTgtattctgccagtgccattgccaactgccattgttgttcttgtggagttctagaacaagctctggtttgaatgaccagctaaaattaatgctaatagtaaataagtacattatttttgcattagcggggtatacaaaatattttattaaaaaaataccgcatggttttgcttgatcaaatcatttatcagctaacaatatgcttttatttcagttggacctgacttgagcatgattccgttgtctccgcaacaacagcttgattgagatacaggcatgtccagttttcagcaagtgcaggctgagtgtgaagatctgattgctgatctagacacaacataagctgcttgacactattccaaggtaagcgagaagctttgaaaatagttactttaaTTCACTAATGCGTAATTATGTATGCAatactcctgctggtgagttcactacaaacaggtactacattagaactagaagaataggttccacaagaacatttctgactgttgatgccactaaaactctcgttacatcctgcattctgtgtaGATTAGATTACAGCaaatcccttctcataggctgccctgactccactctccaacccttgcaaaaagtacaacactctgcagcactcctctcatgaaagaacttcactggcttcctgtgtctcaacgtattaggtataaagctgcctgcttctgctacaagatcatctctgaatcggcacctgcctatctttcggaactggtctccctctacactccctctcgcacccttcattcttctgctgatgctcgacttctccgtcaaggttgctttaaacgcaaggctcatggcttccgcacgttttcatatcatggccctcagttatggaattcactcccctttctattacgtcactctccatacatttcatcttttaagtccaatttgaaaactcacttgttccaacaacattacggatagttccttaggccaaacaaaaaaatagtctgtttacggtaacatcggcccaaaaaatagggtcggtaggtcgggaattttttttttctcaaaaaaacatcaaattattttgccaaaaaacaaactttgttttaaaatgttgattttttttttctttccccaaatgccaaaaaaaagtctagggtcgcgcaaaaaaatagggtcggtcgggataccgtaaacagacttcttttttttggccttagcatagagtctggggatgtgagatgtgcatgatgtgttgtttgaatctgacagtgattgtatgaattttttatacacatattgttgtcatgcgctttgaacttctgataaggcgctttataaatgcctgttattattattattattataagtagatacacacttgtaaacttatgttagttttcacacgtgagcatgaagtgcctttatgaggaatgtatagtggcttgcaatattgaatttgagggatgTTTTCTTCAGGGTTCcgtgagaacagtgaaattctcctttgaggactgaaaaatatcttggataattggtcttaattgggggggggggggggggggggggctggggggggggggagatttaaaacataagtacattcacatgtgtttttcattttcactgtgtcatggccctgtcacacgaccgttttaaagcctgcgtatgccgacgtatgggacatttgaataagtacgctggcgtacgtcgaatacgttatgggtacgttttgtatacgttaagaggacgctgaagcacgctggcatacgtcgtagtacgctgagcacgcagcaaagttttgtgcatgcacaaaaatTCTCGACGTATGGTTCATACGCACTGCATACGTTggcacacgttcacacacgttACTTGTACGTTACTCATACGTCGATAAatatctgtatctgtagatAGTGCTGAGACATTCCGAACGCAAGCAACACTTCTGCCGTATAAACAGTTCTTCATGGACACGACATTCTGCACAGAGAGTACAGAACTTACCACTTGATTTACCGTTACATAACAAGGAAGAACTAATACATTTTCTACTCACCAAATTTGCAGAATTACTTGCCGATTTCCCGCGATTTATAGAACAAATGACGTGATCGCATGGCGTCATgtctaataaaacaaaacttccgaaatatatctaataaaacaaaacttccgaAATACGTTCTATCCATTAGCAGCGGCGACGACATGTGATCGTCAGCGATAAGCTGTTGCGCGCAAGACTATCGTTAGGCATACGTTGTGAACGCCGGCAACACGCTAAGCATTCGTTGGGCATAAGTTGTGAACGCTGGCAACACGCCAAGCATACGTTGGTGTACGCTATCTGTAAGTTATTGAAACGTTCTGCATACGTTACTAATACGTTATGTATACGTCCAACTCGTTATGAATACGCGATGTATACGCCAAagattgaaaaaaaacatcGATAGTTCAGCGTACGCCAGCGTATGttcatacgtcggcatacgctggctttaaaacggtcgtgtgacaggcCCATaaaggtggggaggtccttctctacttgtttctttgttttcccattgacatatatttttgttcttgtctatattttttacataggtgctgtcctcatccccagccgactgtttccgctgaagccgtgaaggatgcttcttcatgtaggcgtggacatctttttcgtcaccgtgcaaggcttccagttccagtaccatataattttgtgaatactctggggacctgtcatcaactttggaaggacgctttattttaacactttgtaccccatctatgttgaccaagattttttaagccgagaccagctgtgctgcagcaggtcactcagaattgtagaaactgtatcaacaggctagaatcctggtgttagatcaacgttacaggaagcgactgaagctaacagtctaagcaggatgcggatatgtgccgaatgataacagatgcaatgtacatagtgactgtgtgtacctgggagacaaggagttaagaccacatctgaactgaggatttagtctctccataatcaacgctgaagaagatttcagaatgaactttgttagataaattatggttgttatgatcgtcacattttaggtcccccccttccccccttttcaaacttccccgcttttcagaccttacatttttggattttctgttcacaacctgttgtacatttacctagatattaagcagatttcctcctttttaagaccagcttatttttttattcttggaggcctgaaaagggtgtttggaaggacactgtatttgtttgttcgaaattcagaattcaaataattcttcatcaGCGAGTTattactgcctcaccatagcagttaggccagtcttactaactcttacttttattaatgtgccgtgatgcaaagacgttgagcagttttcagatgtttatgaatctagggctttcaaaatttactgacatacaatacaatacaatacaataaaataactttat
This region of Littorina saxatilis isolate snail1 linkage group LG8, US_GU_Lsax_2.0, whole genome shotgun sequence genomic DNA includes:
- the LOC138973497 gene encoding uncharacterized protein; the encoded protein is MVYQTEKRMPNGELLFHKINRADKLFNPKNARMFPTFQRNMLQIRQASTHSRKSANQPCATEVSRNTKDSSQEAPSQSPPTSYFDLVAYYNFEEIRQDTLQLAAPWCLLENSKEQIQVGITEASQVKLLSSTL